Proteins from a genomic interval of Rosa chinensis cultivar Old Blush chromosome 2, RchiOBHm-V2, whole genome shotgun sequence:
- the LOC112188441 gene encoding vegetative cell wall protein gp1: MEADDEKRALYASPTSSPPTPPSPLPISVGPGNQKYLFSPSPSPSPPFSPPSSHTSAENLPLLLPEKLQPSPKVTPSAFSLDYSRPAPDHLDSRSSCLRDLLEWFIERCCNCCTRSPYRLENRSSSRAAVPV; the protein is encoded by the exons ATGGAGGCTGATGATGAGAAAAGAGCACTCTATGCTTCTCCAACATCATCACCTCCAACACCTCCCTCACCACTTCCCATCAGTGTTGGACCCGGCAACCAAAAGTACTTATTCTCGCCGTCTCCGTCTCCCTCGCCACCTTTCTCCCCTCCCTCAAGCCACACGTCTGCCGAGAACCTCCCTCTTCTCCTCCCTGAGAAGCTGCAGCCTAGTCCTAAAGTGACACCATCAGCATTTTCCTTGGATTATAGTAGACCAGCGCCGGACCATTTGGATTCCAGGAGTTCATGCCTTAGAGACTT GTTAGAGTGGTTTATAGAAAGATGCTGCAACTGCTGTACCAGGTCTCCCTATCGACTAGAAAACAGATCCTCATCAAGAGCAGCAGTCCCAGTGTGA